A stretch of DNA from Thiomicrospira sp. XS5:
CCCCACGCGGTTAGCTATGACAACAGCAAGCCCATGCTACAGTATGGCGACAGCGCGATTCTTGTTCACTCCAACAATGCAAACAGTAAATTACTAGCAGAATGGTCAGGTGTGCATGCTTATCTAGGATTAAGATATCCATGGCAAGACGACGAACACCCGCAACCTGATAACCTGCAAATCGTTGGCCCCACAGTTACCAATACCATGACATCCGTCGCGGCTTACTTGGGTGCAGAACAAATTTTTTTCTCAGGCGTGGATTTCTGCTATGGCGAAGGGGGCAAAAGTTACGAATCAGAAAGCCTTGAATCGAAAACAGGAAAATACCTTGATGCAGCGAGCAACCGTGTCGAAACCTACTCCGGTCGAATTGCAGAAACGACTCCAAGCTTTGCCAATGCGCGCCAAGGAATGGAGGAATTGGTCCAGTACTCTGTGGAGTTTTTTAAAAACCGTTTTTACACACTGAGTCAAGAAGCCGCCAAAATTGATTGCGTCAACTATATTACCGAGCAAGAAATCCGGCTTCCAGATACCGAAAAGCATGCCACTATCACCGCCATTAAAGACACACTAAAGCAAGATCTTAAGTCCTACAAAAAACACCTCAAAGAAGCTAAGGCTTATTGTCAAGAAATGCTCAATTTATGTCGAGATGTCATCAAAGAGTCCAAAAAAGGTAAAAAATTAGCAAAGCGCCTCTTTAAAGACTTGGCGGAAACCGATCAACTCACTCAACAAATTGTCGGGCTTCAAAAAGGCCTGAATTCCGAAATGGGATCACACGGAGAATTCATCTTCAATTATTCCATAAAAGCCTATAAGGATTTTATGAATCCGAGTATCGGCAAGGATGATATGACCAGAGACCAAATTAAAGACTCTTTCATACACTACTTCTCAGGCCTGGTTAATTCCGCAACGCCTTTGAAAAAATCCATTGAACAAGCCATTACGCGTTTAAACCTTCGTTTAAAAGAGACTGACGGCGTCAAATACTTTGATGATTTGCTCGAAAAATGGCGTGAATATCATGAAGAAGGTCGCCCACTCGTATGGATGAAAATTAACGGACTCACTCAAGACGACCTGACACCAGAACAAAGAGCTGCCGTTCAATCTTTACTAGAAACCTATCATGAAGAACTCAACAGCACCGAAACTAAGCTCAGCCAAGAACTGAAAACTCGCGGGAACCACATTGGTAACCAATTTGATCGCCTCCACCGTTACTTCATCGAAAATCGCCCCTACGATTTGGAAGAGCTTATCAATTACATTGCTGAAAACAACGAGAAAAATGCCGAGTCTCTTTGTCACCTCGGCGCAGGGTTCTTATACGAACTGAAAGACATGCCTGATGCCGCCATGGATGAGTATGTACAAGTCCAAGAAGGCAAACTGCTGATGGAAGGTTTGAAACGTATCGTACACCTTTCGTTAACCAAAAAAGATTATCAAACAGCTCTCAATGCGTTGGAAGTGCTTACGCATTATTCAGACGAATATTTTATTTCCTATGCGGATATCATGGCCGCCATTGGAAACGGCTCAGAAGCGGCGGAAATTTACGTTCATTATTTGGAGCGCAATGAAAATGACAACGCCACCCGAATAAAACTGGCAAAACTTTTAATCTATCTCGGACTGACCGAAGATGCGATTCAAACAATCCATAAAATTCAAGAAGTGGACCCCGACAATATTGTCGCTGACGAATTAATGAGCTTAGCAACTCGCCCTAAAAACTAACCGCCCTTTATTCACTCAGGACGCAAATATTCAAAGCCGGCTAAAAAGCCGGCTTTTTTGTGATTCATTTAAAATACACTTCATAATCGGCTTGAGCCTGCTCATAATCTGGTATATGTCCAATATCCATCCAATATTCCGTTAACGGAAAGCCCCCCGTTTTTTGGTCTTCATCAATCAACGCATCCACCAATGTTGGCATATCGTAAAAACTGTCTTTCGGAATTTTCAGCAAAACCTCAGGGGACAAACAATAAATCCCCGCATTCACAAAGTACCGATAAACCGGCTTTTCTACCAACTGGTTAATATAAGGCCCCTGCATCTCAATCACACCATATGGCACTTGATGTGAATACTCACGTACACACGTTGTCACACAGTTTTCATGTTCGGCATGAAAATCCAACAATGAACGGAAATCAACTTTGGTCAGAAGGTCACCGTTCATCACAATTAAAGGCAGGTCTGGCAGGTCTGGCAGCAGACTCAAAGCTCCTGCCGTACCCATCGGTTTAGTCTCTTCGATGTAGGTAATATGAATCCCCCACTGCTTACCATCTCCGAAATACTGTCGGATTTTTTCACCAAGGTAATTGATGCAAAAATAAAACTCCGTAAATCCCTGGTCAGCAATGTGTTTGACAATGGTTTCCAGAATAGGCTGATTTCCGACTGGTAGCATGGGCTTCGGAACAGTTTCAGTCAAAGGACGCAAGCGCATCCCCAGACCACCCAACATTAAAACCACAGGGTTCTTACGCCGCGGCGTGATCTGTGTTTTACGGTAATAAAGCCCAATCACCTGATCTTGGCCGTTCAAAATGGGCAAGTGCCGTAAGGAGCGACGCTTCATGTGTTGATGCCAAACCATCTCCGTTTCCGACTCATAACCTGCCGTCGGCTTGCTGTTCGCCACCTTCGAAATCGGGCTGTCCAAGCTTTCACCACGGAGCAAACCACGACGAATATCACCGTCCGTCACGGTGCCGCACAGTTGTCGCTGACTGGAAACCACCAAGACAATTTGCATCGCTTGCTGGTCCAGCACGGTCAAAGCATCCCGAATGGTTGCATCTTCACTAATAGATATGGCCTGCCAATCAAATAAGTCCATGCGTATTCCTTCCGGTCATTATTTCAACTGCGTTTGTCGCATTTTTAACAGGGCCTCAACTTGGAAAACATCCGCCAGGTCATCAATATCCACCCCCGAAATTGGGTCCATCACAAATAATTCGGACAACCCCTCTCCGGTAAATTCACGGTATGTGCGTAAGAATTGTGGCGTAACGATATAGATTGCACCATTAATCACATAATAATCATTGGTGTAATCCTGGCGCCGGGAAACATAACGTTCCGGCTGCGCCAGATATTCCCAGCCCCCATCATGTGCCTGAACGCACTTGTAAGGGTGTTCCTTCATCGGCTGCACACTGATTAACGAATCTTTATCGCTTTCCAGAAACTGCAAAATGGCCGCGTCGATTTCTTCTACGGTCCGTAAAGGCGAAGTGGGTTGTAACAGCACCACGGCATCCGGCAAACGGTTCTGTTCCTCCAGCCAATCCAGCGCATGTAAGACGGCTTCGGCCGTCGTGGTATGATCTTCCGCCAAACTGAGCGGACGAACATAATCAACATCCAACCCCAGCGATTTCGCATACCCATTGATTTCAGCATCTTCACTGGACATCATCAAACCATTTAAATAGTCACTTTTTTGTGCTTCATCAATCGTATATTGCAACAAGGGCTTGTCTAAAATCGGATACAGGTTTTTACCAACCAATCCTTTAGAACCGCCTCGTGCCGGGATTAAGGCTAAAATATCCGCCTGTTCAACCATCTCTGTATTTCCTTTGTGTGTTCAAAACCGACATAAACGTCAGCCAAATGCGCGTTTGGATTTTTCGAAATCCGACAACAACTTTTCCATCATTATGCCGATGGAAGCCTGTGGATTGGGCAAATGTGCCTTTGCCTTATGCCAAAGGGTTTGCCGTGTTTCTTCGAGCAAACCTTGTTCCAAAACCGTCAGCATCTCTTCTTCTTTATCGACCGATAACAGCAACTCTTCACTGATTAACGGTAATTCTTTCAAATGACTGTACTCCTGCCACCAACGAATCAACTCCGGTTCAAACCACAAATAGACGCTGGCGTTGAATGGTTGATGCGCCATTTCGTTTAAATAAAGATTATCGAAACAACACGTCGAAAAAGCACTCAGTACCAAATCACACACCACCAAACTGTCCTTAATCTCCAAAAACGGATCCAAAGAAACTCGGTCACCAAATGCTTCGGTGAACAACGACAAGGTTTTCTCTTGCAGTTCCGGCGTTTCTTTCGGGTGCGGGCGGTACAGTAATTTAAACGGGCGCGGCCAGTTAGAAAGTTGACGGGTGAGCGCTTCAATGGTCTCGAAATAACCGGCAATCTCCAGTATCGGTTGGCCATAAAATCCCAAGACAACTTCATCGGATTCGACCAGGCCTGGGCGTTTTTCGGCGCGGGCCTTCAAAGGATCATAAGCACGATAATCGATATGTTTGATGGAACCAATCGCGACGTTTTCGATATCGGGATAACGTTCATGGGTAATGCGAGTGGCTTCGTCATCCATCACAAAAGCCGTGTCCGGCAGTGCGCCGGAGGCTTGATTCATATCTCCCCAGAAACTTTGCAACGCATAAGAATGAATATCGTGCGTCGCGGCATAGTGCAATACCGCTTCATCGATACCAGTATCCGGTCCTGAAATACCGGTTAAGACCGCATCGGGTTGAAAGCTTTCAAACTGATTACAGAGAAATGCGTCTTCCAATACAAGCGCGAATTCATCTTTGGGAATGGCGTAAAGCGTATCGGCCGGAACGAACGGTTGCAACATTTGAAACGCCGGTTCCTGACATAAAACACGTAATTCAAAACGTCCGCTTTCCAGTAACTCCGGAATCAGCTTTTCGAACGAAATCGCTGTGGCCGGGTCTCGTGCGGTAATCAATAATTTCATCATCTGAACAATCAGGCCGCCGCATCCCCGGAAAACACTCCAGTTTACGAATCACGTTTTAACAACGTAAGGCGCGGCGATGGCTTTTAACTCCGTTTCATGTCGAAAGGTTAGATTATATAAAAATGCGAACTTTTGCCACTCGGATTTCGGTATTTCCTGTGAGGTTGTCAATTGCAACTCTGCCAAAATCAAAAATGCCCGAATCGCCAGCCCTTGCAACAAGTCGATGAACCGGGTTTCAGAACGGATTGCCACCGGGTTTTGCGCTTGATAGGCATCCAAAAGAGTATGGCTCATGGCCGTCAATTGTTCGGGTTCATGCACGCACAACACGAATCGCTCAATCACAAAAGCCAGATCCTTCAAAGGGTCGAACCAAGCCGTCAAACTGTCTTCAAAATCTAAAAACGCCACCCGACCATCAGGCCGAAACAAAACATTACCGACATTCAAATCTCCGTGCACAGGCTGACCGTCATCCATCAAGTGCGCCAACCAATCCGGCGAATGTGCTTTTAAGCACGCTTGGGCTTCAGTCGGCAATTGAGCCATTCTTTCAGGGGATTGCAACAACATCTTCCAACGTGCCGTTAACATCGCATGACGTTCTTCCCCCCCCGCTCGAATTTGCTCCGCTTGCGGTAGATCCTTCAATCGTCGATGAAGTTGCCCGAGCGCCTGTCCCAACAACCGTAAATCCGAACCCTCATAATCGGTAAAGCGCCCCTCCCAAAAAGGAAACGCCAATGCCGTCACATCTTCGGACACCGTATCCGGAAACCCTTGGACCATAGGCGGTACGGAAAAAACCACGTTCGCATCAATAGACAAATCTTGAGGAGTGGACATCATCGCATCAACCAAAACCTGGCCTTCCAGCATGCGTTTCGCTTTTTGCGGAGCCACAAGCTTTAAAAACCAATCCAAGGTTTCGTCGTTCGACATCTCGCCCGTCAGACGAAAAAAACCGTACGGCCCAGTTTGGTGGGTTTGCAATTGCCAGGCCTGGTCAATTTTGATTGAATGTTTTTCGGACAGTAAATGCAAAAACGCACAGGGCTGGGCGTTTTCTGGTGATGCGTCATGAGATGACATCACGATCTCTAACCATTTCAGTTCCGGAGGACGAAGACCGGGAAAAGCGGGAAGCTCAGGTAACCAGCGCATCACATCTCCCAATACCGCTTACTTCTCACGGAACGCAATATCCGGCCAGCCAATGATTTCCCCCGCCGAAAGCGAACGCTTCAAGACCTGCCCTTCTATTTCCGACCAATATTCGGCTTTGATGCCCAATGCCGGAAAGGCAAAACGGACATTATCGATGCTCAAAACACTCTCTGCCGCCAAATCGGTTTTTGCAACCAAGCCCATTCGCGATACATATTTTTCACGTTGCCGTGGCAGAACGCGAATTCCATTACCCATCGCATCGGCGATATTATTGATTTTCTGCAAAACGGCGGCAACTTGGCTGACCGGCATGGCATGACCGCCATCCTGTTCATCGCCCATTTCATCGGGGCAAATGCCTTTTTCCAACACCACCGCTCCCATCGCCGTGGCCGCATACAACATTTCTTCACCACCGTGATGATCCGATAAACCATAGGGCAACCCAACGGCTTGTCCCAGAGTCTGCATAAAACGTAGATTTTGCTGTTCCACCGGATTGGGCGGTCCTTTTGGGCTGTGCTCCACAACAATGTCGACCGCATCCCCTTTCAAACCGCAATCCTGCGCCCAGTTAACCGCACGCGCCATTTCTTCGACCGTGGAATGACCGGTATCAATGATCATCGGCAACCCTAACTGTGCGACATATTCGATTAACGGCTGATGGGTAATATTGGACGAGGCGATTTTGATGGCCTTACAACCGATTTGTCGGGCGAAATCCGCCCCTTCAAAATCATAAACGGACACAATGGTATCCATGCCCTTATCTTTGGCGTACTGGAACAAGGTTTCATAAGACGATAACGGCACTACCTTGCGCTCAATCAAATCACGGTAGTTTTCCTGTTTAAGCTCACCGGTTTGATGTCCCCAGTATTTTTCATTACCGGACAAATGCGCATCCAGACAAATTTCCGGCGTCTGCAGAATCTCACCCTTGATGGTGGTAACGCCCGCCTCGGCAAGCGCATCCACCAACGCTTCGGCTTGTTGCATATCCTGATTGAAATAGGTACCGATATCCGGCAAAAACATCGGTCGACCGGAGTGCAACTGGTCTTGCCAAAAACTTCTTACATCCATATCACCCCTCCCTATGCCCCATCATAATTTCAAAAAGGCTTCCACCAATTTCAACCCCAACTCGCCGGATTTTTCCGGATGGAACTGACAACCGATTTTATTGTCACGCTGTATCGCGGCGGTAATGGCGTGCCCGCCAAAATCGAACACCGCCAATTGGTCGGCGTCATTGGCCACATCCGCATAATACGAATGCACAAAATAAAAAGCATTGCTTTCCGGCACGGCTTCGAGCAAAGAACCTTGCCAGGACGTTTTGTTCGGCTGAATCGATGCCCAGCCCATGTGCGGAACCGTCATGTTTTGACCGTTCACACCCTGCTCCGGAAGTCTTTCGACCCGACCAGGCAAAAGTCCCAGGCCTGGTGTTTTTTCAAACTCTTCGCCTTCATCCAACATCATTTGCATGCCCAAACAAATCCCTAGAAAGGGTTTATCATTGGCTGCCTGTTGAATCGCTTCCACCAGGTCTTGAGCCTGTAATTGCTGCATCGCTTCCGGAAACGCCCCCACCCCCGGGAACACCAGTCGCTCGGCTTGTTCGATTTGTTCCGGTCGCGTGGCGATATCGACTGTCGCGCCCTGGTGTTCAAACGCACGCTGCACATTCAGCAAGTTCCCGGCACCGTAATCAATCAAGGTAACATTGCGACTCATTTGGCTCATTGAACTCATGACAGTTCCCCTCCGTGAACGGAATGGATTGCCTCTTGTGGGCGAACCGACAAACCGTTTTCGGCACACACCTGTCGAATGCCCTCAACGGTATCGCGCTCATAATGCAAAATATCCGCCATGGCAATCGCATTCGCCCCGGCTTGAACCGCTTCCACACCATCCATCGTTTGCCCCATGCCACCGGAGGCAATAACCGGCACCGATACGGCCTCGGAAACCGCCTCAATCAACGCCAGGTCATACCCTTTACGGCCGCCTTCTTTATCCACGGAAGTCAACAACACTTCACCGGCACCACGCGCCACCGCTTCCTTGGCCCATTCCACGACATCCAAACCGGTATGCTCACGGCCATTGTCGGTAAACGCCAACCATTTGCCATCGGCTTGCCGGATGGCTTCAACCGACAACACCACACACTGCTCACCAAAGGTCTGTGCCATTTCATTAATCAAATCAGGTCGTTGCACGGCCGCGGTGTTAATCGCCACCTTATCGGCACCGGAGCGCAAAATTTCCCGCGCATCTTTTACCGAGCGAATACCGCCACCCACGGTAATCGGAATAAACACCGACTTAACCGTTTCCTTGATGATTTCAGTCAAACTATTACGCCCATAAAGCGACGCTACAGCATCCATATACAACAATTCATCCGCACCCTGCTCGTAATACTTACGCGCATATTCATTTGGGTTACCGATTTTACGCAAACCTTCCAGCTTGACGCCTTTAATCAGGTGCTTGGATTTAATATCAAGACGTGGGATTAAGCGAATCATGCTTTAAAGTTCCTGCCACACAGTATGACGTTGAACCCAAACCCCATTTTCTTTTTTCCACAAGTGTGGTGAGCGGAAGGTATCAGTCAATAAATCAAAATATTCTCTGTCCATGATCGGTTGCTCGAACATTTTGGAAGCGATGGGAAACTCTTTTTCTGGAATAGATAGATACTCGAAAATTTCTTCGGCAAAGCGTTCTG
This window harbors:
- a CDS encoding phosphotransferase, giving the protein MSSHDASPENAQPCAFLHLLSEKHSIKIDQAWQLQTHQTGPYGFFRLTGEMSNDETLDWFLKLVAPQKAKRMLEGQVLVDAMMSTPQDLSIDANVVFSVPPMVQGFPDTVSEDVTALAFPFWEGRFTDYEGSDLRLLGQALGQLHRRLKDLPQAEQIRAGGEERHAMLTARWKMLLQSPERMAQLPTEAQACLKAHSPDWLAHLMDDGQPVHGDLNVGNVLFRPDGRVAFLDFEDSLTAWFDPLKDLAFVIERFVLCVHEPEQLTAMSHTLLDAYQAQNPVAIRSETRFIDLLQGLAIRAFLILAELQLTTSQEIPKSEWQKFAFLYNLTFRHETELKAIAAPYVVKT
- a CDS encoding cytidylyltransferase domain-containing protein; amino-acid sequence: MVEQADILALIPARGGSKGLVGKNLYPILDKPLLQYTIDEAQKSDYLNGLMMSSEDAEINGYAKSLGLDVDYVRPLSLAEDHTTTAEAVLHALDWLEEQNRLPDAVVLLQPTSPLRTVEEIDAAILQFLESDKDSLISVQPMKEHPYKCVQAHDGGWEYLAQPERYVSRRQDYTNDYYVINGAIYIVTPQFLRTYREFTGEGLSELFVMDPISGVDIDDLADVFQVEALLKMRQTQLK
- a CDS encoding 6-hydroxymethylpterin diphosphokinase MptE-like protein, producing MNTIDTQNLYTNAFGDQYFREINQSAFDNVGATSTFNKVFNKTLDQENMLFIIVGSDSGLLIPYLQKYHSDKGRHYVIIEKPEMVSYIHDNFEWDESLINLQSENLQFAELSNEYTDYVAHGRFLLLRSLAVVDSQSQPYRELWEAIQDKFNIFSSSESGYAINNIFIDSQLKSLASNSLPLSNIAMSLKGTTAVIMGGGPSLDESIDWIKANQARLVIFAAARIANRLKKEGIQPDFFITVDPHAVSYDNSKPMLQYGDSAILVHSNNANSKLLAEWSGVHAYLGLRYPWQDDEHPQPDNLQIVGPTVTNTMTSVAAYLGAEQIFFSGVDFCYGEGGKSYESESLESKTGKYLDAASNRVETYSGRIAETTPSFANARQGMEELVQYSVEFFKNRFYTLSQEAAKIDCVNYITEQEIRLPDTEKHATITAIKDTLKQDLKSYKKHLKEAKAYCQEMLNLCRDVIKESKKGKKLAKRLFKDLAETDQLTQQIVGLQKGLNSEMGSHGEFIFNYSIKAYKDFMNPSIGKDDMTRDQIKDSFIHYFSGLVNSATPLKKSIEQAITRLNLRLKETDGVKYFDDLLEKWREYHEEGRPLVWMKINGLTQDDLTPEQRAAVQSLLETYHEELNSTETKLSQELKTRGNHIGNQFDRLHRYFIENRPYDLEELINYIAENNEKNAESLCHLGAGFLYELKDMPDAAMDEYVQVQEGKLLMEGLKRIVHLSLTKKDYQTALNALEVLTHYSDEYFISYADIMAAIGNGSEAAEIYVHYLERNENDNATRIKLAKLLIYLGLTEDAIQTIHKIQEVDPDNIVADELMSLATRPKN
- a CDS encoding nucleotidyltransferase family protein, with protein sequence MDLFDWQAISISEDATIRDALTVLDQQAMQIVLVVSSQRQLCGTVTDGDIRRGLLRGESLDSPISKVANSKPTAGYESETEMVWHQHMKRRSLRHLPILNGQDQVIGLYYRKTQITPRRKNPVVLMLGGLGMRLRPLTETVPKPMLPVGNQPILETIVKHIADQGFTEFYFCINYLGEKIRQYFGDGKQWGIHITYIEETKPMGTAGALSLLPDLPDLPLIVMNGDLLTKVDFRSLLDFHAEHENCVTTCVREYSHQVPYGVIEMQGPYINQLVEKPVYRYFVNAGIYCLSPEVLLKIPKDSFYDMPTLVDALIDEDQKTGGFPLTEYWMDIGHIPDYEQAQADYEVYFK
- a CDS encoding N-acetylneuraminate synthase family protein, with protein sequence MDVRSFWQDQLHSGRPMFLPDIGTYFNQDMQQAEALVDALAEAGVTTIKGEILQTPEICLDAHLSGNEKYWGHQTGELKQENYRDLIERKVVPLSSYETLFQYAKDKGMDTIVSVYDFEGADFARQIGCKAIKIASSNITHQPLIEYVAQLGLPMIIDTGHSTVEEMARAVNWAQDCGLKGDAVDIVVEHSPKGPPNPVEQQNLRFMQTLGQAVGLPYGLSDHHGGEEMLYAATAMGAVVLEKGICPDEMGDEQDGGHAMPVSQVAAVLQKINNIADAMGNGIRVLPRQREKYVSRMGLVAKTDLAAESVLSIDNVRFAFPALGIKAEYWSEIEGQVLKRSLSAGEIIGWPDIAFREK
- the hisF gene encoding imidazole glycerol phosphate synthase subunit HisF; its protein translation is MIRLIPRLDIKSKHLIKGVKLEGLRKIGNPNEYARKYYEQGADELLYMDAVASLYGRNSLTEIIKETVKSVFIPITVGGGIRSVKDAREILRSGADKVAINTAAVQRPDLINEMAQTFGEQCVVLSVEAIRQADGKWLAFTDNGREHTGLDVVEWAKEAVARGAGEVLLTSVDKEGGRKGYDLALIEAVSEAVSVPVIASGGMGQTMDGVEAVQAGANAIAMADILHYERDTVEGIRQVCAENGLSVRPQEAIHSVHGGELS
- the hisH gene encoding imidazole glycerol phosphate synthase subunit HisH, which encodes MSSMSQMSRNVTLIDYGAGNLLNVQRAFEHQGATVDIATRPEQIEQAERLVFPGVGAFPEAMQQLQAQDLVEAIQQAANDKPFLGICLGMQMMLDEGEEFEKTPGLGLLPGRVERLPEQGVNGQNMTVPHMGWASIQPNKTSWQGSLLEAVPESNAFYFVHSYYADVANDADQLAVFDFGGHAITAAIQRDNKIGCQFHPEKSGELGLKLVEAFLKL